The genomic window AGGATCAGCAGCCCTGAGACGACAGGCACAGTCCAGCGGCCGTGCAGCCACTCGTGGACCTTGTTCATCTCGTTCTCTTCCTCTCAAGTCTCAGCAAGCTGGGCGGTCCGAACCACCCCAAGAATGGGTTCTCTGCGGTCCGAAGGACCCCCAAATCCGGGGTATGTCGGACCCTCACCGGCCAGGCCCCCTCCCGTGGGGAGGGGCCAGGCCCGCGCGTGGTGACCGAGGTTTCCTCAGAAGGCCGCGGCCTTAGCCGTGTAGCCAGCCTTGGCGATGGCGGCGACCAGGTCCTCCGTCGTGGCCAGTGCGGGGTCGTGCATCACCTCGACGCGAGCGGAGGCGAAGTGCACCTTCACCGACTCGACGCCCTTGAGGCGACCGACCTGCTTCTCGATCTTGGCCACACAGGAGGGGCAGGAGAAGCCTTCGGCCCGAAGGATGGTCTTGGTGGTGCTCGTCGTGGTGCTCATGATGTTCCTTTCCTCGTCTGCCCTTCTGCTGGGCACTAACTACAAACTACGGAGTTTGCCGAGGCTTCTCCTTGACCCAGGTCAAGCGGCCCTGCTCGACTCAGGGGACTGTTTGTGCAGGTCAGCCTGCGGTCTGGCCTCCGGAGCGGAACCACCCACGGCCTACGCTGTGCCGGTGACCATCAGGGACCTGGCCGCCGTGACCCGACACCGTGCTGTCGTCGGGGGCATCGTCATCAGTCTGCTCGCGTGCGCAGTCAACATCACAGGGGCGCTCCTCGAGGTGGGGTGGATGCAGGAGGCACGCTGGTTCTCTGTCCCACCGCTGGTGGTGGCGCTGATCGCCGCTGGCGGTCTGCGCGACGTCCGCGGCCGGTGGTGGGCGGCCGGGCTCGCCCTGTCCTGGGTCGGTGACACCCAGGGTGGTCGCGGCTTCCTGATCCTGCTCGGAGCCTTCCTGCTCGCGCATGTCTGCTACGTGGTCGCCCTGTGGCCGACGCGGGGTCAGAGCCTGCTGGGTCGGCGCGCGGCGGTGCCCTACGCACTGCTCGGGTTGGCCGGTGTGGTCGTCCTCGCGCCCGCCGCGGGGCTCGCGCTCGCCGCCCCGGTGACGGCGTATGCCGCGCTCCTCACCCTGATGGCCGTGCTCGCTGCGGCAGCCGGTCGCGTGGGAGTGATCGGCGGGCTGCTCTTCCTGGTCTCCGACCTGGTGCTGGGTCTGGGGATCTTTGCCGTGGACCTGCCGGAGGCGTTGCAGACCCTGGTCGTGATCGGCACCTACGTGCCCGCGCAGGTACTCCTGCTCCTCGGCGTCCTCCTGCTGATCAGGGCTCGTGCCGGTCTCTCACCCACCTCTCATCGTCAGCGGCTTGGCTAGGCTGACCGCGACGGGATCGGAGGCAGTCAGGTGCGCAACCGCACATCGGCGCTGGTGAAGCGTCTCGGCAAGAGAGTCATAGGTGACTGGCGTCCCGGTCGGGCCGCCCCACCACCGGCACCGAGGAGCCGGGCGGACCGGGTCGCCGAGGCGCTGGACGTCGTCCGCCGGATCGAGGAGGTGGAGCCCACCCTGCCTGCGCCCACCGACCTGGCGACGTTTCACACCATCGACCGCGTCGTGCGCCGCCCGCTGCTCGACCCCGCCCTGATGACCATGATGCCCAAGTCGCTGCGTGGGACCTGGGCTGAGGACAGGGGCTTTGAGCAGACGAGCGCCGCGATCGCCGCAGACGTCATCGTGCTGGCCAAGTTCGACCTCGGGGAGCAGGTCAAGCTGCGAGCTGGCTACGGTCAGGCCCGCCGGTCCCTGGCAGTCCAACCGGTGGGACCCGACGGGATCTGCGGCGTCACCAACTCCGTGCGGGCGCACGAGGTCGTCTCGCGCTACGCGCCAGAGCTGATGCCGACCATGCTGGGCCACGGAGAGCTGGACGACGGACTCCGCTATCTGGTTGAGGAGTGGGTCCACGGCGAGCCGCTGATGACCTCCGAGCGGTTGGCCGAGCACGCGACCTGGCTCCTCGAGGGGCTCGGCCGGGTCCATGAGGGCTATGGCGTGTCAGGCCGTCCGGTCACCGAGCTGTGGGGCGTGGGGTTCGGCGACCAGTGGCAGCGCGTGCGTGAGGCCGACCTCGTGCCTGACCATGTCGGCGCGGCGGTGGCCGAGCTCATCGCGGCAGACCGACGGGTGCGGATGTCCTGGGCCCACGGTGACCTGGTGGCCTCCAACGTCATGTCCACGCCCGATGGTCCCAAGGTCATCGACTGGGAGCACGCGGGCGAGCGACCGGTCATGCACGACGCGGCGAAGCTGCACCTCTTCGCGGCCGACAAGCACCGGTTGCTGCCGCTCCTGCTGGCCGAGTGGGGCCACCAGCCGGCCCACGACGGCTACACCGCGGCCGAGGAGCTGGCGCTGGTCCACGCGAAGTTCCTTGTGCGGGCACCGGTCCGGATGGCCGAGCTGGCCGGTCACCGGCGCAGCGGGGTCTATGCGAGCCAGGTCACCACCCAGGCCGGCCTGCTGGAGGACGTGCTCGAGAACGTCGGTTGACCCAGAGGCGGCCCAGCGGTGGTCCAGAGGTGACCGCACCGCGACAGACCTCCGCGCTTGCCCCGTCTCCGCGTGTCACCGGTTGCGGCCGGCGAGCAAACCGTCAGGGTGGAGGCATGGACCGACAGAAGCTGGCCTATATCGCGCTCGTCATCACCATCATCTACGGGGGACTGTTTGCCGTCATCGGGGAGAGCCAACGCACGACCTACGCCGCTGTCGGCGCCATCGTCGTGGCCATCGCGTGGGTGAGCGTGGGGATGCTCGGCCGGGACGACAACGCCCGGGAGTGAGCAGCTGCCCCACGTCAGGCGCGCTGGTGCCTAGCGGTCCGACCAGGTGGGCTGGCGCTTCTCCAGGAAGGCGCAGATGCCTTCCTGGGCGTCGGTGGCAAGGGCGTTCATCGTCATGACCGTCTTGGCGTACTCATACGCCGAGTGCTGGTCGCGTGAGATCTGGGCATAGAACGCCTCCTTGCCGATCCCGGTGACCACCGAGCTTGCGGTGGCGATCTGTGCGGCCAGCTCCGCTGTGCGGGAGGCGAGCTGGTCTGCCGGGACCACCTCGTTGACCAGTCCCCAGTCGGCCGCCGTTGGCGCGTCGACCAGCTGCCCGGTGAGCAGCATCTGCATCGCGCGCTTCTGGCCGATGACGCGGCTGATCGCCACCATGGGCGTGGAGCAGAACAGGCCGATCTTGACGCCGGGGGTGCCGAAGCGGGCGCCCTCCTCGGCGACGACGAGGTCACACGTGGCGGCGAGCTGGCAGCCAGCGGCGGTCGCGATGCCCTGGACCTGCGCGATCACCGGTTGCGGGATGGACTGCACCAGCTCCATCAGCTCGCAGCACCGGTCGAAGATCTCGCGATACTCCTCGACGGTCCGGCCCGTCATCTCGGAGAGGTCGTGGCCGGCGCTGAAGACGGGACCGGCGGCGGCGAGGACCACGACCGAGACGTCCTTGCGGGAGCCGACGTCGCGCAGCACCTCGATGAGCTCGCCCATCAGCGCGAGGGAAAGGGCGTTGCGCTTCTCGGGACGGTTCAGGGTCACGGTCACGATGCGCGAGTCCGTGTCGACCTCGGTGAGCACGATGGGGGCGGTAGTGGTGGTGGTCATCGACGTGGTCCTCTCGGGGTGGGTCCGTCCTGCCAGCCTACGCACGCTGCACTCTCTTGACAGGGCCGTTCCCAAACGACTACCTTGTGTCGCATGGTACCCGGCGACAGCGCGATCCTCTCCAACCTCAGGCGGGGTGCGCTGGAGTTCTGCGTGTTGGCCATGTTGCGCGACGGCCCCACCTACGGGTTCGACATCGCCCGCCACCTGACCCGGGACGGCATTCTGATGGCCAGCGAGGGCACGCTCTATCCGCTCCTGTCCCGGCTGCGCAAGGCGGGCCTGGTGGACACCACCTGGCAGGAGTCCACCAGCGGCCCACCGCGGCGCTACTACCAGCTCACCGAGTCCGGGGCAGGCGCCCTCGACTCGTTCATCGACACCTGGCCGCCGTTCCGCGACGCCGTGGACGCTGCACTGACTGAGGGAGAACACCCGTGAACAGCACCCAGCACCGCCTCGTGTCCACCTATCTCGACGACCTGACCAGGGCGCTAGCCGATCTGGCTCCGCCGGACCGCGCCGAGGTCCTGGCCGGTGTCCGCGAGCACATCGAGGCCGGCCTGGCCGCGCGAGGCGGCGCGAGCGACGCAGATGTCAGCGCCGTTCTCTCCGAGGTGGGCACGCCCGAGGAGGTCGCCCGAGAGGCCTACTCCACCGGGCAGTATGCCGAGCGCCCGGCTCCGCTACCTGCTGGCCCGCAGACTCAACCCCGGTTGTCCGACCGCTCCTGGGTGCCGGGGCTGGTCGCCATCCTGCAGGTGCTGGGTGTGCTACTCGTCGTGACCACGGTGGTCGTCAGCGCCGCCGTCATCACGGGCGTCCAGATCCTGCTGTGGATCGTAGTCGCCCTGCTCGTCGGGACCTCGAGGCTCTGGACCGCCCAAGGCACCTTGCTGCACATTCTCCTGCTTCCCATCGTGATCGTGCTGATGTGGGTCGGTGTGCTGGTCGGGCAGCACATGGTCGCGGCGATCATGGTGCCCAGTGCCATCGTGATCGGCAGTGTCTGGCTCATCATCAGGCTGACCGTGGCGGCGCAACGACGTGCGGCGACGGGACAACCGCTCAGTCGGTGATCTCGTGCCCGTCGAGATAGACCCACCTGGCGCCTCGTCGAGTGAAACGACTGCGCTCGCGCATCGTCCCGCGCTGCTTGCCGAGCTGATAGCTGGCCCGGAACTCGACCTCGCCCGTGTCATCGTCGGGGCCGCCCGCGCTGGTCCCTAACACCTCGAGGCCCTGCCAGACGAGATGGGCGTCAGCGGTCACGTCAGCGGGCCGGGTGCGTGGGTGCCAGGTGCGGAAGACATGATCAAACTCGCCGCGCGCATAGGCGGCGTAGCGCGACCGCATCAACTCCTCCGCTGTCTCGGCCAACCTCTCCTGCCGGTGCAGTGGGCCGCAGCACGCGGCATACGCCTCGCCGGTGCCGCAGGGACACGGCCCGCCCTCGGTCTGACCCAGCACTGCACCCATGGAGGAAACCGTAGCCGCTTGGCGAGCCAGTGGTCAGTCCGGCACGACGACCGTGACACCAAAGCGTGCGAGGTCCCGGTCAAAGGTGGCCACCGACGCGCCGTGCTCGATGGCTAGGGCGGCGATATGCGCGTCGGTCGTCAGATTGCCCGCCGTGCCGGCCTCGCGCAACAACCCGGAGAGCACCGACAGGTGGCGGGTCGTGGGCTGCGGCAGAGTCACGGCTGGGTGGGCGTGCCAGGCGTCCAGCACGGTCATCGCCTCATCGACGGTGAGCGGCTCAGGGAAGATGCGCGCGTTGGTGGTGATCCGGATGAAGCCGAGCGCCGCGACCCACGGCAGCCCGAGCACCTGTGGCTCCGCCAGCATCCGGTCGAGCCATCGAGCCGTGCGCTCGTGCTGCGACGCCCCCTTGTGCACTGAATAGATGAGGACGTTGGTGTCGAGGATGATCACGGTCAGCGGCCCTGCGCCATCTTGCGGAGAAGCTCTCCGTCCTCCAGGGCTGCGGCGAGCTGGTTGGCTTTGGTCAGGTCCACGGCTGCCACGCCGAGGTCGCGTCCGAAGTCGGTCAGGCTGGGCGGTGCACCTTGGCTTCCGCCGAGCTGTCGACGCAGGGCCTCGTTGACGACCTGCTTGAACCGGAGGTTGCGGGCAGCCATCTCACGCTCGATCAAAAGCGTGACGTCGGGGTCCAGCGTGATGGTCGTGCGCATGTATACATCATAACATCGGGAGATGTGATGCTATGATGCACGGCTGTCACGCACGGTAGGTTCCAGGCCGCGGTTGCCCCCATGCCCCGCTGACGTGGCCTTTCTCCCACGGGAACCGGCCGTCGGGGTCGGCCCACGTGAGCTGGTAGGCCGGCACTGAGTCGACCAGCGATCGGTCGTAGTAGTCGTTGGCCCGGAAGATCACCATCCCCGGGTTGGGGATCTCCTCCACCAGGATGCGCAGCCCGATCCGAGGGACCAATTGACCCGGCATCAGGTCCTGATGATGCCCGGTGACCTGTTGCGCGACCATGTTGAGGAGGTGGGTCGAGAGGTCCCTGGCCAGGCCCAGGACCAAGAGCTCAGGATGGCCGATGCCGTGCAGACCGGTCGTGTAGCAGAACGGCTGCTCGAGCCGAGGTGGCAGGCGTTCCGGTCCGCCGAGCACATCAGCCACGTGGTCGCCCCCGCCCGGGGACTCCTCACCGAGTTCGCGGCACTGGAGGCACTCGCCCTCCTCGAGATCGGGCGCGACATAGGTCAGGTGCACGCCATAGCTGCGGATGTTGTCGGTGATCAGGGCTCGCTCCCGGTCCTCGAAGGCCTGCAGCGCTGCTGAGTAGTCCATCGTTCCTCCCCCTCGCGCACCCGGTGTGCGCCTGTCCCGACACGCTATGGGTGCACACCGACACGCTGTCGCGCTTATCCACAGCCCCCACGATCTAGTCTTGCGGCCATGAGACTTGGTGACCTCGTGGCCGCACTCGACCTCACTCTCGACACGGGTGAGAGCGTCGAGGTCACCGGCGTCACCCACCAGGCCGACTGGGCACGACCCGGTGATGCGTTCGTCGCCATCCGCGGAGCACGGGTCGACGGCCACTCCTTCATCGGGCAGGCGGTGGAGCGAGGTGCGGTCGCGGTCCTGGGCGAGGGTCTGCCTGAGGGCATGGACTGCCCGGTGCCGTATGTCGTGGTGCCAGCCGCGCGGGCCGCGCTGGCTGATGCGGCGGCCGAGCTGGCCGGCCACCCCAGCAGGACGTTTCCGGTCCTGGGCATCACCGGCACGGACGGCAAGACCACCACGTCCTGCCTGGCCCGGCACCTGCTGCGGCACGCGGGCCGGCGGACGGGCCTGCTCTCGACCGTCGGTTATGAGCTGCCCGACGGCGTGCTGCGCCAGCCGCCGACCCACTTCACCACCCCCGAGGCGCCGCAGGTCCAGCAGATCCTCGCCGAGCAGGTCGCGGCCGGCGCCGAGGCAGTGGTTGTGGAGTCGTCCAGCCATGCCCTGGCGCTGGACCGCGTGCGGGCAGTCGACTTCGACGTCGCGGTGTGGACCAACCTGACCGGCGAGCACCTCGACTTCCACGGCTCGATGGAGGGCTACTTCGCCGACAAGGCCAAGCTGGTCCAGCGCGCGCCTTTTGCCGTGCTCAACGCGGATGACCCGTGGACTGAGCAGCTGGTGTCGATGGCCACCAGCCACACGACATACTCCGCGGACGGGGCGGACGCCGACTGGACGGCGAGCGACGTCGTGGAGGGGCCTGACGACCTGCGCTTCACCGTCGACACACCAGACGGTGCCGCCGAGGCGGTCCTGCCGATGATCGGCCGGTTCAACGTCGCCAACGCGCTCGCCGCCATGGCGGGCGTGCACGCGCTCGGGGTGGACGTGCCGACGTTGATCGCCGGGCTGGCGACGTTTGCCGGCGTGCCGGGACGGATGGAGATGGTGGAGCGTGCGGAGGGGGAGCCGCGGGTCATCGTCGACTTCGCGCACACCGCCCCGAGCCTGGACAAGGCGCTCGCCACGGTGCGCGTCACGACAGCGGGACGGCTCTGGGTCGTGCTCGGCTCGGCCGGCGGCCCGCGCGACCCCTCCAAGCGTGCGCCGCTGGGTGAGGTCGCGACGGCGATGGCTGACGTGGCGGTCTTCACCGAGGAGGACCACCGCGACACCCCGCTGCAGGAGATCCTCGACGAGATGGAGCGGGGGGCGCGCGAGGCAGGACGGGACAACTACGTCTCGATCGGCGACCGGCGCGAGGCGATCGCCTATGCCGTGGGTGGCGCCGACCCGGCCGACACGATCGTGCTCGCGGGCAAAGGCCCCGAGGAGACGCTGGAGCGTGACACCGAGACGATCCCGTGGGACGAGCTGAGCGAGGCTCGGCGTGCGCTGCAGGTGCGGCGCGAGGCGCTCGCGGCTGACTCCGCGGACTCCTGAGCGATCCACAGTCTCGTCAGCGCGTCACCCCACAGTGCGTCATGCGAATCGGGTCTTGCAGTCTCGGGGTTATCACCCGACTTCTGCAAGACCGAGACCGCATGACACTCGCGGCGCCCAAGGGGTGCGCTCAGCGCAGTGGGTTCAGGGCCTCGCCCCGGTGACTGCGTGGAAGCGCTGAGTCGTCACGGCGGCCGAGTCCGTCGCTGGTGACCATGGCGACCACCCGTTCGACGACCTCCATGGAGACCAGGACGATGAGGAGCATCATCAGTGCGGCAACCATGGGAGGAATTCTCCTCTTAATGGCGCGACTGCACCAGTGGCACGAAGGACTTTCCCTGCCTTCGGCCGCAACGTGCCCCCTGTGTCAGGCGGGCCCTCCGGTGTTTTGGCTAGCCGACCTTTCAGCCAGGGCCGCTAGGACCTGAGTGAGGTCGACGTCGGCGATCGAGGCATCCGCCCACTGAGGCGCGTTGTCCTTGTCGACCAGCAGCGCACGCACGCCCTCGTTGAAGTCGGGGTGCTCCACAAACACCCTGCTCAGCCGGGCGTCCTGTGCCAGGACACCGCGCACGTCGAGGTTGGCGGCTCGACGCAGGGCCGCCAGCGTGGCCGCAACGGAGTGCGGTGAGCGGCTGGCGATGGCCTCGCCGGCAGCACGCGCGGCGGTGTCGTCGTGTGCCAGCAGGCGGCGCAGGATCTCGGTGGCGTCGTCTCCGGCGTAGCACTCGTCGATCCACCCGCGCTGCGTCTCGAGCTCGGAGCGGGGGGCGACCTGCGCCTCCTCGGCGGCCACGTCGTCTGCATCAGCTGTTGCGTTGGCGTCGTCCTCATCAGCCGTCGCGGTGTCGTCGCTCCCGGGAGCCACCTCACCGAGCGCAGCGGCCAGGTCAGCGAGCACCTTCTCCTTGTCCGACACCGCGACCACGCCGTCAGCGAGACCCAGCACGACCGCGTCCGCGGGGCCGAAGGTGAACCCGGTCAGGGCCGCGTGCGTGCCCAGCTCTCCGGGGGCGTGCGCCAGGTGATAGAGACCGCCCACGTCGGGATAGAAGCCGATGATCGTCTCGGGCATGGCCACCTTGGCGCGCTCGGTCACCAGCCGCTGCGAGCCGTGGGCCGAGATGCCGACACCGCCGCCCATGACCACACCGTCCATCCACGCGACATACGGCTTCGGATAGTCGGCGATCAGGGCATTCAGGCGATACTCCGTGTCCCAGAAGCGGATGGCCTCTTCCGTCTCGCCACTTAGCACCGCCTCGCGCACGGCTCGCACGTCGCCGCCGGCACAGAGCCCCTTCTCGCCGGCCCCGTCGATGAACACGGCTCCCACCGCGTCGTCGGTGGCCCACGCGGTGAGTTGGGCGAGCATGGACTCCACCATCTTCCCGGTGAGCGAGTTCAGTGCCCGCGGCCGGTTGAGCCGCACCCGCCCGATCCGGTGCGTACCGGCATACTCCACGTCGGCCGTGCGGCCAGGGGCGGGGGCGAAGGTGGGCTCCGGGGCGGTCATGGGCGCCACCCTACGCACGTAGACTGCCGCGCATGGGAAAGGCATCACGACGCAAGCGCCAGGCCGAGGGCAGCAAGGCACCGGCCCGCGCACCGTTCGTCAACCGACCGTTCGAGGGACTGGCCAACGAGACCGACTGGGTCGCGATGCGCGAGATCATCCCGGCGGCCACGGCCATGGTCACGATGGAGCTCGACGGCTCGCCGCAGGAGGTCACCCTCGTCTCGGTGCTCCCCGGCGCGACTCCGGCGATCCACCGCGCCGACGGTGAGGTGCTCGTGGGGCTGCAGTCGCGCACCCACAGCGGCGACGCCAGCCGTGACATCGTGCTCGCCGCGCAGACTGCGCTCGCGACCGAGCCGGGTCAGGCGGTGCCCGCGATCCCGACCGCGACAGCCGCGAGTCCGCGCCTGCAGGACGTGCTGGCAGACGGCACCGAGCTGGTCGTCGAGGTGCAGGACAACTTCAACTTCTGGATCAACGAGGAGGACGCCACCCCCGAGGTGCTGGCCTCCCTCGAGCAGACCAACGAGGCCGCCGTGCCGACCGTCCCGGTGCCGGATCGCCCGTCGACCTACTGGTGCAAGATGAGCGACCGCACCTATGTCCGTTGGGTCCTCAGCGAGGACGAGGACGTGGCCACCACGGCGCTCGCCCGACTGCAGGCCGCTGGCGAGCACACCCTGGGCGAGGGCACCGCGCTGCTCGGGGCGTTCCGCGCCGCCGGGCTGCTTGTGCCCGTGCTCGAGGTCGACCCGTCGACCGACCCCGCCGACCTGACCGCACCGCTGCAGGCACTGGCCGATCGGTATGCCGCTGCCCTGACCCAGGATGCCTCCCTCACCCCGGAGGAGCGTCGGGCCCGCGACGGACTGATCAGCCGGCAGGTCACGCTGCGTTGAGTATGCCGCCAGGCACCGACAGCGGAGCGGCGCCGGATCGGCAGGGGCCAGGTCGGCCGCCCGCACGGGTGGCCGCGATCGTCCCGGCCAAGGACGAGGAAGATCGTCTCGGGGCCACGCTGGACGCGTTGGCGCAGATCGGCTCCATCGACCTGGTCGTCGTCGTGGACGACGGCAGCACCGACGGGACCCTGCGCATCGCCAACCTGGCGGGGGTTCAGACGGTCAAGCACCAGGTCAACCTGGGCAAGGCCCAGGCGATGACCAGCGGGGCCAAGGTCGTCGCCCTCCTGGAGGCCGAGGCTGGCGGCGCGTTCCAGACGGACAACCCGCGGGCCCTGCTCTTCGTCGATGCCGACCTCGAGGACAGCGCCCGCAACCTCGACGTCCTGTGCGGTCCGGTCGTGAGCGGCGAGGCAGACATGGCGATCGCCACCCTGCCGCCGCAGAAGACGACCGGAGGTGGCTTCGGGTTCGTAGTGCGCCTGGCCCGGGACGGGATCGCCCGTCTCACCGGCCGAGAGATGGGCCAGCCCCTGAGCGGCATGCGCTGCATCACGCGGGAGGCGTTTGAGTCGGCGCTGCCGCTGGCCAAGGGGTGGGGTGTCGAGGTCGGTCTGACCGTCGATGTGCTCCGCGGTGGGGGCCGGGTCGTCGAGGTCCCGGTCGAGCTGCACCACCGGGTGACCGGCCGCGACCTGCGCTCCCAGCTGCACCGGGCGCGGCAGTACCGCGACGTCCGGCGGGCGCTGCGCGCCCGCAGTCGCTGAGGCCGCGCGGGTGCAGTTCGACGGGCAGCGGATCACGAGTCAGCAACAGTGTGAGCACGACCTGGACGAAGGGGCCGGCGATCGGGCTATCGCCGAGGGACAGCGATTGCGGCCCCGATGGCGATGGCGGCAGCGATGGCGACAGCCAGGCCGATCCCCACGACCGCGATGCCCGAGTCGTTGAGCGCCCAGCCGATCGTCACGCAGGTGAGCACCGCGACCGCGGTCGCGCGCAGCAACGGCACCTGCCACAGCGGGGCGATCCGGCGCCCGGGCCAGGAGTCGGGTGAGGCCACCGCCCACACCAGGGCCACGAGCACGAGCACCGCCACCCAAGAGACGGGATAGCGGACCAGGATCCCCAAGCTCTGGTCCAGCTTGCGGAGCACGATGTCGAGCGCGCCACCGTCGATCACCGACTGCAGGAAGTCGCCGAGGTGGGTGCGTGCGCCGGGTGGCCTCAGCCAGTCGACAAACATCAGCACCCCAGCGACCGCGACAGCCGCGCCACCGATCAGCAGCGCACGGACCGGGGTCAACCGGATCTCGGCCGCCGCCAGACCGAGGATGCCGACCGCCACGACGAGCGCCGGGACCCCGCCGAAGTCGGCCCCCCACATCGGTGCCCCGTCGACGAGGACGAGCAGCAGTCCGAGGACGCCGATCACCAGCGCCGCAGCGGTGCGCCGCGCCATCGGCCGCGACCGCAGCAGCGAGGCGAGGAATCCGGCCAGCAGCAGCCCGGACACGGCGAAGATGCCATAGCCGACGTTGCCCATCCCGTGGAACCGGCCCGCGGTGAGCGGCTGCACGCCCAGGATCGAGATCAACCCCAACCTGCCGCCGAGGACCACGTCGACGCCCAGCACCACCACGGTCAGCGCGGCGATCACGGCCGGGGGGCCGAGCGGGTGCCGGCGCCACGGCCCGAGCAGAGCGAGCGCCACCTGCACCCCGGCCAGCACGAGGAGTGTCAGCCCCAACGGCAGCCAGGCCGGTGACCCCCTCCACCACGGCACCAGCCCGGCCAGGAAGGTCGCGGACGGGAAGGCCATCGCCCACAACCCCAGCACCCTCGTCGCCGTCCGCTGACCCGTCACGACCAGCTGCGCCAGGGCCACCAGGGCGAGCACGACGCCGATGCCGAGCACCGGGATCGCCAGAGCCTGCGCGCCGCCGATCGCTGCGGTCAGCCCCTGGAGGTCGTCGACCCGCTCCGTAGCGGCCTGCTCGGTGGGCACGACCTCCACCGCCTTGCCGCTGACCGCGGCAGGGATCTCCACCCCGGCCAGCAGGAGCACCGTGGCGGTCAGGTCGGTCGTCTGCACGAGATCCGTTTGCTGCGTCGTGCTCGAGTGCAGCGCGCCAGCCGGCACACCATTGCCCCAGATCAGGGCGGCGCGCACCCCTGCCTGCTCGCCCCGATCGGCAAGGCCCGCCACCA from Ornithinimicrobium cryptoxanthini includes these protein-coding regions:
- a CDS encoding PadR family transcriptional regulator produces the protein MVPGDSAILSNLRRGALEFCVLAMLRDGPTYGFDIARHLTRDGILMASEGTLYPLLSRLRKAGLVDTTWQESTSGPPRRYYQLTESGAGALDSFIDTWPPFRDAVDAALTEGEHP
- a CDS encoding heavy-metal-associated domain-containing protein, translated to MSTTTSTTKTILRAEGFSCPSCVAKIEKQVGRLKGVESVKVHFASARVEVMHDPALATTEDLVAAIAKAGYTAKAAAF
- a CDS encoding UDP-N-acetylmuramoyl-L-alanyl-D-glutamate--2,6-diaminopimelate ligase, whose product is MRLGDLVAALDLTLDTGESVEVTGVTHQADWARPGDAFVAIRGARVDGHSFIGQAVERGAVAVLGEGLPEGMDCPVPYVVVPAARAALADAAAELAGHPSRTFPVLGITGTDGKTTTSCLARHLLRHAGRRTGLLSTVGYELPDGVLRQPPTHFTTPEAPQVQQILAEQVAAGAEAVVVESSSHALALDRVRAVDFDVAVWTNLTGEHLDFHGSMEGYFADKAKLVQRAPFAVLNADDPWTEQLVSMATSHTTYSADGADADWTASDVVEGPDDLRFTVDTPDGAAEAVLPMIGRFNVANALAAMAGVHALGVDVPTLIAGLATFAGVPGRMEMVERAEGEPRVIVDFAHTAPSLDKALATVRVTTAGRLWVVLGSAGGPRDPSKRAPLGEVATAMADVAVFTEEDHRDTPLQEILDEMERGAREAGRDNYVSIGDRREAIAYAVGGADPADTIVLAGKGPEETLERDTETIPWDELSEARRALQVRREALAADSADS
- a CDS encoding lysoplasmalogenase family protein, which produces MTIRDLAAVTRHRAVVGGIVISLLACAVNITGALLEVGWMQEARWFSVPPLVVALIAAGGLRDVRGRWWAAGLALSWVGDTQGGRGFLILLGAFLLAHVCYVVALWPTRGQSLLGRRAAVPYALLGLAGVVVLAPAAGLALAAPVTAYAALLTLMAVLAAAAGRVGVIGGLLFLVSDLVLGLGIFAVDLPEALQTLVVIGTYVPAQVLLLLGVLLLIRARAGLSPTSHRQRLG
- a CDS encoding type II toxin-antitoxin system VapC family toxin; the protein is MIILDTNVLIYSVHKGASQHERTARWLDRMLAEPQVLGLPWVAALGFIRITTNARIFPEPLTVDEAMTVLDAWHAHPAVTLPQPTTRHLSVLSGLLREAGTAGNLTTDAHIAALAIEHGASVATFDRDLARFGVTVVVPD
- a CDS encoding DUF4262 domain-containing protein, which codes for MDYSAALQAFEDRERALITDNIRSYGVHLTYVAPDLEEGECLQCRELGEESPGGGDHVADVLGGPERLPPRLEQPFCYTTGLHGIGHPELLVLGLARDLSTHLLNMVAQQVTGHHQDLMPGQLVPRIGLRILVEEIPNPGMVIFRANDYYDRSLVDSVPAYQLTWADPDGRFPWEKGHVSGAWGQPRPGTYRA
- a CDS encoding YchJ family protein, which produces MGAVLGQTEGGPCPCGTGEAYAACCGPLHRQERLAETAEELMRSRYAAYARGEFDHVFRTWHPRTRPADVTADAHLVWQGLEVLGTSAGGPDDDTGEVEFRASYQLGKQRGTMRERSRFTRRGARWVYLDGHEITD
- a CDS encoding aminoglycoside phosphotransferase family protein codes for the protein MRNRTSALVKRLGKRVIGDWRPGRAAPPPAPRSRADRVAEALDVVRRIEEVEPTLPAPTDLATFHTIDRVVRRPLLDPALMTMMPKSLRGTWAEDRGFEQTSAAIAADVIVLAKFDLGEQVKLRAGYGQARRSLAVQPVGPDGICGVTNSVRAHEVVSRYAPELMPTMLGHGELDDGLRYLVEEWVHGEPLMTSERLAEHATWLLEGLGRVHEGYGVSGRPVTELWGVGFGDQWQRVREADLVPDHVGAAVAELIAADRRVRMSWAHGDLVASNVMSTPDGPKVIDWEHAGERPVMHDAAKLHLFAADKHRLLPLLLAEWGHQPAHDGYTAAEELALVHAKFLVRAPVRMAELAGHRRSGVYASQVTTQAGLLEDVLENVG
- a CDS encoding enoyl-CoA hydratase, giving the protein MTTTTTAPIVLTEVDTDSRIVTVTLNRPEKRNALSLALMGELIEVLRDVGSRKDVSVVVLAAAGPVFSAGHDLSEMTGRTVEEYREIFDRCCELMELVQSIPQPVIAQVQGIATAAGCQLAATCDLVVAEEGARFGTPGVKIGLFCSTPMVAISRVIGQKRAMQMLLTGQLVDAPTAADWGLVNEVVPADQLASRTAELAAQIATASSVVTGIGKEAFYAQISRDQHSAYEYAKTVMTMNALATDAQEGICAFLEKRQPTWSDR
- a CDS encoding HAAS signaling domain-containing protein yields the protein MNSTQHRLVSTYLDDLTRALADLAPPDRAEVLAGVREHIEAGLAARGGASDADVSAVLSEVGTPEEVAREAYSTGQYAERPAPLPAGPQTQPRLSDRSWVPGLVAILQVLGVLLVVTTVVVSAAVITGVQILLWIVVALLVGTSRLWTAQGTLLHILLLPIVIVLMWVGVLVGQHMVAAIMVPSAIVIGSVWLIIRLTVAAQRRAATGQPLSR
- a CDS encoding antitoxin, whose product is MRTTITLDPDVTLLIEREMAARNLRFKQVVNEALRRQLGGSQGAPPSLTDFGRDLGVAAVDLTKANQLAAALEDGELLRKMAQGR